A window of the Fulvia fulva chromosome 11, complete sequence genome harbors these coding sequences:
- a CDS encoding Vegetative incompatibility protein HET-E-1 produces the protein MRLLKTGPFVSGNPTTLELHDFPVNQARYAVLSHVWSSPQNEILYSDLLDSCDTSIKRLEGHISVDLAISTLQRKRGWVKLAFALEQADEDGKEWLWVDTACVDRSSSSELAESINSRWQWLEAAAICYAFLGDVPLERWREMKFVRHLASSWLSDGWTLSDLIAPGHVVFYSMEWSRLGDKHELSRLLSTATQVPIPVLEGARSVQEESVAARMAWAANRQTLLVEDRAYSLMGLFDISMPVLYGEGPKAFQRLQEEIIRSSDDLSIFCWKDAEVGKRLHGLMADSPKAFAHSAAYRAYAFEDVPPFDVNNRGARLSLHLTPEKDEIVLAALPCPDPGSQDGYLAIYLRKLPSGDKQYARVRCDEITVLDRRGSLEQIYVRQVIPPSIASSSLISVANGHENGKSAAKHKESVLPTHIFHLNKFKTWDGYKVIDVHYQPPKVQLKDFGELANELKHPENVPEQHHVTFKMVKADHRLTAVILLGRDEDDKRIALLLGSGEDCEPGFDIVECRDLQDLRDCYRPFEPMAFGTMAFGKRHRVVVRAEPIVRQAVKVYLIELTIGALSRIPNMGPIERVDSRRSSIASSKRMSWIVQKVVRRHSQVSSFSRPSSQLGKESNGVSSTS, from the coding sequence ATGCGACTGCTGAAAACAGGCCCATTTGTTTCAGGAAATCCTACTACTCTGGAACTTCATGACTTCCCAGTCAACCAGGCCCGATATGCCGTCCTTTCTCACGTCTGGAGCTCACCGCAGAACGAAATCTTGTATTCTGACCTGCTAGACTCATGCGATACCTCCATCAAGCGACTGGAAGGACACATCTCAGTCGACCTCGCCATTTCAACTTTGCAACGCAAGAGAGGCTGGGTGAAGCTAGCATTCGCTCTTGAGCAGGCTGATGAGGACGGCAAAGAATGGCTGTGGGTAGATACGGCATGTGTCGATCGCTCCAGCAGTTCTGAACTTGCCGAATCTATTAACTCCCGGTGGCAATGGCTGGAAGCTGCGGCAATATGCTATGCATTTCTCGGTGATGTTCCACTGGAGAGGTGGCGCGAGATGAAGTTTGTGAGGCATCTTGCGAGTAGTTGGCTCAGTGATGGCTGGACGCTGTCGGATCTGATCGCGCCGGGACATGTCGTCTTCTATTCCATGGAATGGTCCCGCTTGGGAGACAAGCACGAGCTTTCCCGACTGCTCTCCACGGCCACGCAGGTACCCATACCAGTCTTGGAAGGCGCAAGGTCGGTCCAAGAGGAGAGTGTCGCCGCACGTATGGCCTGGGCTGCGAACCGTCAGACTCTGCTGGTCGAAGATCGAGCATACAGCTTGATGGGACTTTTCGACATTAGCATGCCAGTCCTCTATGGAGAGGGCCCAAAGGCGTTCCAAAGACTTCAAGAAGAGATCATTCGCAGCTCCGATGACCTCAGTATCTTCTGCTGGAAAGACGCAGAAGTCGGCAAACGTTTGCACGGCTTGATGGCAGATAGCCCAAAGGCTTTTGCACACTCCGCAGCATATCGAGCGTACGCCTTCGAGGATGTTCCCCCATTCGATGTCAACAATCGTGGAGCTCGACTGAGCTTGCATCTTACTCCAGAAAAGGACGAAATCGTTCTTGCTGCTTTACCCTGTCCAGATCCCGGCTCTCAAGATGGCTATCTTGCGATTTACCTCCGGAAACTTCCCTCTGGTGACAAGCAGTACGCAAGGGTCCGCTGCGACGAAATCACAGTCTTGGACAGGCGAGGCTCTCTGGAGCAAATCTACGTCCGCCAGGTCATTCCTCCATCGATCGCAAGCTCGTCATTGATATCCGTGGCAAATGGCCACGAAAATGGCAAGTCAGCCGCAAAGCACAAAGAGTCGGTATTACCTACTCACATCTTCCACCTCAACAAGTTCAAGACGTGGGACGGGTACAAAGTCATCGACGTGCACTATCAGCCCCCAAAGGTTCAGCTCAAGGACTTTGGCGAACTTGCAAACGAGCTGAAGCACCCCGAAAATGTGCCAGAGCAGCACCACGTTACCTTCAAAATGGTCAAAGCCGATCATCGTCTTACAGCCGTCATCCTCCTGGGCCGTGACGAGGACGATAAACGTATAGCGCTCCTCTTAGGCTCTGGAGAAGACTGCGAGCCCGGATTCGACATTGTGGAGTGCAGAGACCTTCAAGACCTCAGAGATTGCTATCGACCCTTCGAGCCCATGGCTTTTGGAACGATGGCATTTGGCAAGCGACATCGTGTGGTTGTCAGAGCTGAGCCGATTGTGAGGCAAGCAGTGAAGGTCTACCTCATTGAGCTCACGATCGGTGCCTTGTCGAGGATCCCGAACATGGGTCCAATCGAAAGAGTGGATAGCAGGAGATCAAGCATCGCAAGCAGCAAGAGGATGAGTTGGATTGTGCAGAAGGTGGTAAGGAGGCATAGTCAGGTTTCGAGTTTCAGTCGTCCTTCGTCGCAGCTGGGTAAGGAGTCTAACGGGGTGTCGTCGACGAGCTGA
- a CDS encoding FAD-dependent monooxygenase prx3, producing the protein MKLSSLLCIAAVVPSIAAGRYLHSTSGHDNSQLARGSHAPPIAQHPGSGFRHQLDTRCAALCAQLKRQFPAECQHEDEPGYTQGQQLYWSQQQQQCAPTCRFVPTCVEQVATVIKRIRAFNCSFAVKSGGHGSFLGASNIPNGITIDLRKLNTINVLPEQNITQLGTGNRWEDVYSKLDPMDLAVIGGRNGDIGVGGLTLGGGISFFSGYHGWACDNVENYQVVLANGSIVEANPQSNRDLFFALRGGGNNFGIVTRMDLKTFKQGQLWGGSTVYSPDQNASLYDAFYWFNQNARDDPNAALIVSAACVKDVGCLFSNNYNYIQPEVNPPVFDNFTRIENITSTQRVSKLSNFTAELKATQPPGYRQAFWSITLKNDADLMKTIYNEIWHPAVQPLMEIDGFLGTLVFQPITEPIIENFAKNGGNALGIDCSDGPLVILNMDFQWNSTQDDEQILSTQEDIIARSKALAESRGFSHRYIYQNYAYIKQDVFDGYGPESKAKLLEVQEKYDPEQLFSRLQPGYFKLR; encoded by the exons ATGAAGTTGTCATCGCTGCTATGTATAGCCGCCGTCGTTCCCAGCATCGCGGCGGGAAGATACCTACATTCCACTTCTGGCCACGATAACTCGCAGCTAGCACGTGGCTCTCATGCACCTCCGATTGCACAACATCCGGGCTCGGGCTTTCGCCATCAACTTGACACCAGATGTGCTGCCTTGTGCGCACAGCTGAAGCGGCAGTTTCCGGCCGAGTGTCAGCACGAGGACGAGCCCGGTTACACTCAAGGGCAACAGCTTTATTGGTCACAGCAACAGCAGCAATGCGCACCGACTTGCCGTTTTGTGCCAACATGCGTTGAACAGGTAGCCACCGTAATCAAGCGAATCCGGGCATTTAATTGTTCTTTCGCAGTCAAGAGTGGTGGCCACGGGTCTTTCCTTGGAGCCTCGAACATCCCGAATGGCATCACCATCGACTTGCGTAAGCTGAACACAATCAACGTGTTGCCAGAGCAGAACATTACGCAGCTTGGCACCGGAAATCGCTGGGAAGATGTCTACTCGAAGCTGGATCCTATGGATTTGGCGGTTATCGGTGGCCGGAACGGCGACATTGGTGTGGGTGGCCTCACACTAGGCG GTGGCATATCCTTCTTCTCTGGCTACCACGGCTGGGCCTGCGATAACGTCGAGAACTATCAGGTCGTCCTTGCAAATGGCTCGATCGTCGAGGCAAATCCACAGTCGAATCGAGATCTCTTCTTCGCATTGCGTGGCGGTGGCAACAACTTCGGCATTGTGACACGCATGGATCTGAAGACATTCAAGCAAGGTCAGCTTTGGGGAGGATCAACAGTCTACTCACCAGACCAGAACGCATCGCTATATGATGCCTTCTACTGGTTCAACCAGAATGCTCGCGATGACCCGAACGCCGCCCTGATCGTGTCAGCTGCTTGCGTCAAGGATGTTGGCTGCCTGTTTTCCAACAACTACAACTACATCCAGCCGGAGGTCAACCCGCCCGTCTTCGACAACTTCACGCGCATCGAGAATATTACCTCGACACAGCGGGTATCGAAGCTGTCGAACTTCACTGCGGAGTTGAAGGCGACGCAGCCACCTGGGTATCG CCAAGCATTCTGGAGTATCACCCTCAAGAACGATGCAGATCTGATGAAGACAATCTACAACGAGATCTGGCACCCTGCAGTGCAGCCACTGATGGAAATCGATGGCTTTCTGGGCACTCTTGTCTTCCAGCCTATAACGGAGCCCATCATCGAAAACTTTGCCAAGAACGGTGGCAACGCACTGGGTATTGACTGTTCGGATGGTCCGCTTGTCA TACTCAACATGGACTTCCAATGGAACTCCACCCAGGATGACGAACAGATCTTGAGCACCCAAGAAGACATCATAGCCCGGTCGAAGGCACTCGCAGAATCTCGTGGGTTTAGTCACCGATACATCTACCAGAACTACGCCTACATCAAGCAAGATGTATTCGATGGCTATGGCCCAGAGAGCAAGGCCAAGCTGCTGGAGGTGCAGGAGAAGTATGACCCGGAGCAATTGTTCTCGAGATTGCAGCCAGGGTACTTCAAGCTCAGGTAG
- a CDS encoding Cytochrome P450 monooxygenase lcsI, whose product MPKDPAWYPTPDRPPSLILANDYQHSRLRKLFAPAFSDRALAEQEPILQLYADLFIDGLKEQWRQSKAADMTKFDVISDIVFGEPFGCLRNHENHKHVDMLIKRLHGSPFFYAMLYYPITKLFKRYLFDNSLLQARKDYAKWVDEQVTARYGVLSHKELVTNVMAAGSEISSTTLTVAKYLLSQHPNVLKKLQDEVRQRWPSYDEITSSSDTRAPVGFQRRVGRGGGKISGHHIPEGTAVSVSHYGAYRSGTNFAAPDEYIPERWMDDSRFVKDKRDVFQPFSHGPRDCARKNLANVELDPRSKGWFDKLDVRNVWTKPELLIKLREA is encoded by the exons ATGCCTAAAGATCCAGCGTGGTACCCAACACCAGACAGACCTCCTTCCTTGATCCTTGCGAATGACTATCAGCATAGTCGTTTGCGAAAGTTGTTTGCTCCAGCGTTCAGTGATAGAGCATTGGCAGAGCAGGAGCCGATTCTTCAGCTGTATGCGGACTTGTTCATCGACGGGCTGAAAGAGCAGTGGAGGCAGTCGAAGGCTGCCGACATGACGAA ATTCGACGTGATCTCAGACATAGTCTTCGGCGAGCCATTCGGCTGCCTACGAAACCACGAGAACCACAAACATGTCGACATGCTGATCAAGCGGCTCCATGGCTCGCCATTCTTCTACGCAATGCTTTACTACCCCATCACGAAGCTATTCAAGCGCTATTTGTTCGACAACAGTTTGTTACAAGCACGAAAAGACTACGCAAAATGGGTGGACGAGCAGGTCACTGCGAGAT ATGGAGTTCTGTCGCACAAGGAGCTCGTGACCAACGTCATGGCTGCTGGATCTGAGATCAGCTCGACAACGTTGACGGTGGCCAAGTATCTGCTCAGCCAGCATCCGAATGTGCTCAAGAAGCTACAAGACGAGGTACGACAACGCTGGCCATCCTACGATGAGATTACATCGTCGTCTGACACTCGTGCACC TGTCGGCTTCCAGCGAAGGGTTGGACGAGGCGGTGGAAAGATCAGCGGCCACCACATACCAGAAGGTACTGCCGTCAGCGTGTCCCACTATGGTGCATACCGATCTGGGACCAACTTCGCCGCACCTGACGAGTACATACCAGAGCGGTGGATGGATGATAGCCGCTTTGTGAAGGATAAAAGAGACGTGTTCCAGCCTTTCAGTCACGGACCTCGTGATTGTGCGCGCAAG AACCTTGCGAATGTCGAGCTTGATCCGAGGAGTAAAGGCTGGTTCGACAAGTTGGACGTGCGAAACGTCTGGACGAAGCCAGAGCTGCTGATCAAGCTGCGTGAAGCATGA